From one Alicyclobacillus acidocaldarius subsp. acidocaldarius Tc-4-1 genomic stretch:
- a CDS encoding tagaturonate reductase codes for MRLHAGVLDGETRASFERARTMPIRVIQIGEGIFLRGFVDWLVHHLNESGTFQGRIAVVNPRPSGAHHIHQFQEQDGLYTVLVRGLQDGRPVENMELVTSVARALDSTREWAQILRFARDPLVEIAVSNTTELGVRYEAMPRPTADAPPGTYPAKLTQYLHERYLALGWQETGRMIVVPCELIDDNGQQLRSIVERHAADWRLGGDFMRWLHERVEFCDTLVDRIVTPYAGDPPLPYEDALAVTVEPYYLFAIRGSERLKALWPFEDVGLCVQYADDIRDFRLQKLRALNGTHTALANLGLMAGLETVLGVMGHPTLSRFVHQLVQDEIVPATESRVTRPERLRDFARNVLERFQNPYLEHNLRSIATNAISKARIRLVPTLLDAVERFGDAKRLTAAIAAVCLAYRPGMEHAAEPDPAGPRLKGLWQDDVEASARAILSDTELWSTDLTQVPGVLDGWTRFVDLVLRVGPVQAVASL; via the coding sequence ATGCGGTTACACGCAGGCGTATTGGACGGGGAAACTCGCGCGAGCTTCGAGCGCGCGCGAACCATGCCTATCCGGGTCATTCAAATCGGCGAAGGCATTTTTCTGCGAGGCTTCGTCGATTGGCTTGTGCACCACTTGAATGAGTCCGGTACGTTTCAAGGGCGTATCGCCGTGGTGAACCCTCGGCCGAGCGGCGCTCATCACATTCACCAGTTTCAGGAACAAGATGGCCTGTACACGGTGCTCGTGCGCGGCCTGCAGGACGGCAGGCCCGTGGAAAACATGGAGCTTGTCACGTCGGTAGCTCGCGCCTTGGATTCGACACGGGAGTGGGCGCAGATCTTGCGATTCGCGCGCGATCCGCTCGTCGAGATCGCCGTGTCGAACACCACCGAACTGGGCGTGCGGTACGAAGCGATGCCGAGACCGACCGCGGATGCTCCGCCTGGGACATATCCGGCGAAGCTGACGCAGTACCTGCACGAGCGGTATCTCGCGCTTGGCTGGCAAGAAACAGGCCGGATGATCGTCGTCCCGTGCGAGCTCATCGACGACAACGGTCAGCAGTTGCGGTCCATTGTGGAGCGCCATGCGGCGGATTGGCGGCTCGGGGGCGACTTTATGCGCTGGCTGCACGAGCGCGTCGAATTCTGCGACACCCTCGTCGATCGCATCGTGACCCCTTACGCTGGCGATCCGCCGCTTCCCTACGAAGACGCGCTGGCGGTGACGGTTGAGCCGTACTACCTGTTTGCCATCCGCGGCAGCGAGCGGCTGAAGGCGCTGTGGCCGTTCGAGGACGTAGGACTTTGCGTCCAGTACGCGGACGACATCCGCGACTTTCGGTTGCAGAAGCTTCGTGCCCTGAACGGCACACACACGGCGCTCGCAAACCTGGGTCTCATGGCGGGCCTCGAAACGGTGCTTGGGGTGATGGGGCACCCGACGCTCTCTCGGTTCGTTCACCAGCTCGTGCAGGACGAAATCGTGCCGGCCACCGAGTCCCGTGTGACCCGTCCGGAGAGGTTGCGCGATTTCGCGCGTAATGTGCTCGAGCGGTTTCAGAATCCGTATCTGGAGCACAATTTGCGCTCAATTGCCACAAACGCCATCTCGAAGGCAAGAATCCGTCTCGTGCCGACGCTCCTGGACGCGGTGGAGAGGTTCGGAGACGCCAAGAGGCTCACGGCGGCCATCGCGGCGGTGTGCCTGGCGTATCGGCCGGGCATGGAACACGCAGCTGAGCCGGATCCGGCTGGGCCCCGGCTTAAGGGGTTGTGGCAAGACGACGTCGAGGCCTCAGCGCGCGCCATTCTTTCGGACACCGAGTTGTGGTCCACGGACCTGACCCAGGTGCCGGGCGTGCTCGACGGATGGACCCGTTTCGTGGACCTTGTATTGCGAGTGGGGCCAGTTCAGGCGGTGGCGTCTTTGTGA
- a CDS encoding sugar porter family MFS transporter yields MRPASGDSRTNRRPPLAKDRTKGIPANLGYVVTVVVIASLGGLLFGYDTGVIAGANEFLKSEFHMSAATTGLVSSSIDLGAMLGVLIAGFLGDSFGRKKALSVAGVIFIASSLISAFAPSVGVLVAGRFIGGVGIGLASLLSPLYIAEIAPPRIRGRLVGSNQLAIVSGIFIVYFVNAAIVSSHTTAWNQTTGWRWMFAMGVIPAVIFFALLFFVPESPRYLMKRGREAQAISILERVSGPERARWDVEEIRKSLEVVPDSLFQELSRPGIRKALGIGIVLAIFQQFTGTNAVGYYAPMIFKAAGAGTNASFYDTVWIGAIKVIFVIVLMLIVDRVGRKRLLVWNGMLMALFLVVLGIAFSLPHMITWLVLALVFAHTIAYELSWGGGVWIVLSEIYPTAIRGRAMAIASFALWFATYLVAQFFPILLQAIGGTWTFWIFALFCIAMAVFMQRAVPETSKKTMEKIQSDWLQSERGRSL; encoded by the coding sequence GTGAGACCGGCGTCGGGCGATTCGAGGACGAACCGAAGGCCTCCACTGGCAAAGGATAGGACGAAGGGGATTCCGGCAAATCTGGGCTATGTCGTGACGGTCGTCGTGATTGCATCGCTTGGCGGGCTCCTCTTCGGGTATGACACGGGCGTGATTGCAGGGGCGAACGAGTTTTTGAAGTCGGAGTTTCACATGAGCGCCGCGACCACCGGCCTCGTCTCGAGCAGCATCGATCTCGGCGCCATGCTCGGCGTGCTGATTGCAGGCTTCCTCGGCGACTCGTTTGGGAGGAAGAAAGCGCTGTCGGTCGCGGGCGTGATCTTCATCGCATCGAGCCTGATCTCGGCCTTCGCGCCGAGCGTAGGCGTGTTGGTGGCCGGGCGGTTCATCGGGGGCGTCGGCATCGGGCTGGCATCGCTGTTGTCACCGCTCTACATTGCCGAAATCGCACCACCGCGGATCCGCGGGCGATTAGTCGGGTCGAACCAGTTGGCGATTGTGTCCGGGATTTTTATCGTCTACTTTGTGAACGCGGCCATCGTGAGTTCGCATACCACGGCCTGGAACCAGACGACAGGCTGGCGCTGGATGTTTGCCATGGGCGTCATCCCGGCTGTCATCTTCTTCGCGCTGCTGTTCTTTGTGCCGGAGAGCCCAAGGTATCTGATGAAACGGGGACGCGAAGCGCAAGCCATCTCGATTCTGGAACGCGTGAGCGGTCCCGAGCGCGCGCGGTGGGACGTCGAGGAGATTCGCAAATCGCTCGAAGTCGTGCCGGATTCCCTGTTTCAGGAACTGTCGCGCCCGGGCATTCGAAAGGCGCTCGGCATCGGCATTGTGCTCGCGATTTTTCAGCAGTTCACGGGCACCAACGCGGTGGGCTATTACGCCCCGATGATCTTCAAGGCGGCCGGCGCAGGCACCAACGCGTCGTTCTACGACACCGTTTGGATTGGCGCCATCAAGGTCATCTTCGTCATTGTGCTCATGCTCATCGTCGATCGCGTCGGAAGAAAGCGGTTGCTTGTGTGGAACGGGATGCTCATGGCGCTCTTCCTCGTCGTCCTCGGCATCGCCTTTTCGCTGCCGCACATGATCACGTGGCTGGTTCTCGCGCTCGTGTTTGCGCACACGATTGCGTATGAGCTTTCCTGGGGCGGCGGCGTTTGGATTGTGTTGTCCGAGATCTATCCGACCGCTATCCGCGGCCGCGCGATGGCTATCGCATCCTTTGCGCTGTGGTTCGCCACGTATCTCGTGGCACAGTTTTTCCCGATTTTGTTGCAGGCGATTGGCGGGACGTGGACGTTTTGGATCTTCGCGCTCTTCTGCATCGCCATGGCCGTCTTCATGCAGCGGGCCGTGCCGGAGACGAGCAAGAAGACGATGGAGAAGATCCAAAGCGACTGGCTCCAGTCGGAGCGAGGACGTTCGCTGTGA
- the iolB gene encoding 5-deoxy-glucuronate isomerase — protein MYLVRGKEENGYHELVPQQNAAGLKWISFGHLRLGGGEAHEAEFQGREVVLVLLSGAMRVSVGHHTYGPYERANVFAAPATAVYVPVGHPFRVENAGDGALEVAVCQAVAEEVHEPFVVTPDKVQVKTVGQANFERKVHDIVVQQAEGRVHRIIVGETFNPPGNWSSYPPHKHDEYIPGVEALMEEIYFYQLDPPHGFGLQSIYTSDGSIDETYRVRHGDAFMIPRGYHPVCAAGGYQLYYLWLMAGPVNRVMIPHDDPAHAWIRERSWG, from the coding sequence ATGTATCTGGTGCGAGGTAAGGAAGAAAACGGTTATCACGAGTTGGTGCCGCAACAGAACGCGGCCGGGCTCAAGTGGATTTCGTTTGGTCACCTGCGGCTTGGTGGAGGCGAAGCGCACGAAGCGGAGTTTCAGGGACGAGAGGTGGTGCTCGTTCTCCTGTCGGGCGCCATGCGCGTGTCGGTCGGCCACCATACCTATGGCCCATACGAGCGGGCAAACGTTTTTGCAGCGCCGGCGACAGCGGTGTACGTGCCGGTGGGCCACCCGTTCCGCGTGGAGAACGCGGGCGACGGCGCGCTCGAGGTCGCCGTCTGCCAGGCTGTTGCGGAGGAAGTCCATGAGCCGTTTGTCGTCACGCCCGACAAAGTCCAGGTGAAGACCGTGGGGCAGGCCAACTTCGAACGCAAGGTTCACGATATCGTGGTCCAGCAGGCGGAAGGCCGCGTTCACCGGATCATCGTCGGCGAGACGTTCAATCCGCCAGGCAACTGGTCGAGTTACCCGCCCCATAAACACGACGAGTACATTCCGGGCGTTGAGGCGCTCATGGAGGAAATCTATTTCTATCAGCTCGATCCGCCTCACGGCTTTGGGCTTCAATCCATCTACACCTCGGATGGCTCTATCGACGAGACCTACCGCGTTCGACACGGCGACGCGTTCATGATCCCGCGTGGGTATCATCCGGTCTGCGCTGCGGGCGGCTATCAATTGTACTACCTGTGGCTCATGGCGGGCCCCGTGAATCGCGTGATGATCCCGCACGACGATCCGGCTCATGCCTGGATCCGCGAGCGCTCGTGGGGTTGA